In Paenibacillus sp. 1781tsa1, one DNA window encodes the following:
- a CDS encoding diacylglycerol kinase family protein: MRQAMIISNPSSGKEEADQYVSQVREILESQQYEVVVNETAGEGDAVDYCLNACKDGCDLVISIGGDGTLHETINGMIDQNHRPRLGIVPLGTVNDFARALNISLDPEEAIRQLRSDQTHIVDIGKINDRLFANVVAAGSLAEALFSVSSEEKSKLGSFAYLKEGLKDLVNTPANQLTIEYDGQIWKGESPLFLAALTNSVGGFEKLSPDAEVDDGLIHCFVVRNISVFNSLTLGTSLFFGNLKEHKDVDYFTAKEVHVRSDEAIRTNVDGEEGPALPIHITVLPRHIEVIVPEEV; encoded by the coding sequence ATGCGCCAAGCCATGATCATTAGCAATCCGTCGTCAGGTAAGGAAGAGGCCGATCAGTATGTGTCCCAAGTTAGAGAAATTCTGGAGTCACAACAGTATGAAGTGGTTGTTAACGAGACGGCCGGGGAAGGTGATGCGGTAGACTATTGCCTGAACGCCTGCAAGGACGGCTGTGATCTGGTCATTTCCATCGGAGGCGATGGTACACTGCATGAGACGATTAATGGCATGATAGATCAGAATCATCGTCCCCGATTGGGCATCGTACCGCTAGGTACGGTGAATGATTTTGCGCGTGCGCTGAATATCTCGCTCGACCCGGAGGAGGCCATTCGGCAGTTACGTTCGGATCAGACCCATATCGTGGATATCGGGAAAATCAATGATCGCCTATTTGCCAACGTGGTGGCAGCAGGCTCTTTGGCAGAAGCTCTATTCTCTGTATCCTCGGAAGAGAAGTCGAAGCTGGGTTCATTCGCGTACCTGAAGGAAGGCTTGAAAGACCTGGTGAATACACCAGCTAATCAACTGACCATTGAATATGACGGCCAAATCTGGAAGGGAGAATCTCCTCTTTTTCTGGCGGCGCTGACCAATTCGGTTGGGGGATTCGAGAAGTTGTCACCGGATGCTGAGGTGGACGATGGTCTGATCCATTGTTTTGTTGTTCGCAACATCAGTGTGTTCAACAGCCTGACACTAGGTACTTCCCTGTTTTTTGGTAATCTGAAGGAGCATAAGGATGTGGACTATTTTACAGCCAAAGAAGTACATGTTCGCTCAGACGAAGCCATTCGCACGAATGTAGATGGTGAGGAAGGTCCTGCTCTGCCTATTCATATCACTGTCTTACCAAGGCATATTGAGGTTATCGTACCGGAAGAAGTATAA
- a CDS encoding glycoside hydrolase family 30 beta sandwich domain-containing protein: MTFTFTGYSTTQGSPWKELSFASTNESANLKLTGEQHQLVEGFGGCFNELGYIALSHLSEEQRHEVFHSLFHPEGEHKFNICRLPIGASDYAEQWYSHNEVDGDVAMEHFSIERDFKYLIPYIKEALSYNPNLQFFASPWSPPTWMKSPKAYNYGTLRWEKDILEAYALYFVKFVQAYRDAGITIHQVHVQNEVIADQKFPSCMWTGEQLREFIADYLGPAFDKHGLDTEIWLGTINAPDPWEELIKKKTNDFDEYAGLVLSDPKAYSYIKGVGYQWAGKNAIQRTAASYPELRYMQTENECGDGNNSWNYAKYVYNLYQHYFSNGVNAYIYWNMVLEPKGRSTWGWEQNSMITVDPDNKEVTRNPEYYVMKHFAHHVVPGARRVGLSGAWSGKSVAFRNPDNSLVIVINNPFQDRRNLHLAYEGQTLRLELEADSFNSMVIQPK; encoded by the coding sequence ATGACATTCACGTTCACTGGTTATTCAACAACCCAAGGTAGCCCATGGAAAGAGTTATCTTTTGCGTCGACAAATGAAAGCGCTAACTTAAAACTCACGGGTGAGCAACACCAGCTTGTGGAAGGGTTTGGCGGCTGTTTCAACGAGCTTGGTTATATTGCTCTATCGCACTTGAGCGAGGAGCAGCGCCATGAGGTATTTCATTCCCTCTTCCATCCGGAGGGTGAGCACAAGTTTAACATCTGCCGCCTGCCCATAGGCGCAAGTGATTATGCAGAGCAGTGGTACAGCCACAACGAGGTGGATGGTGACGTGGCCATGGAACATTTTTCGATCGAACGTGATTTCAAATATCTGATTCCCTACATCAAGGAAGCCCTGAGTTATAACCCGAACCTGCAATTCTTCGCCTCCCCTTGGAGCCCGCCAACATGGATGAAGTCGCCAAAAGCCTATAACTACGGCACACTTCGTTGGGAAAAAGATATTCTGGAGGCCTACGCCCTGTATTTCGTAAAATTCGTACAGGCTTACCGTGACGCAGGTATTACCATCCATCAGGTGCATGTGCAGAACGAAGTCATTGCAGATCAGAAATTCCCTTCTTGCATGTGGACAGGCGAGCAGCTTCGTGAGTTTATCGCCGATTATCTGGGCCCGGCTTTTGACAAACACGGTCTGGATACGGAAATCTGGCTGGGAACGATCAACGCCCCTGATCCATGGGAAGAATTGATCAAGAAAAAAACAAATGACTTCGACGAGTATGCCGGGCTTGTCCTGAGTGATCCAAAGGCCTATTCCTATATCAAAGGTGTTGGGTATCAATGGGCTGGCAAAAATGCCATTCAACGTACCGCGGCAAGTTATCCGGAGCTACGTTATATGCAGACCGAGAACGAATGCGGCGATGGCAACAACTCATGGAACTACGCCAAATATGTATATAATCTCTATCAACATTACTTCAGCAACGGAGTGAATGCGTACATCTACTGGAACATGGTTCTGGAACCCAAAGGCCGCAGCACATGGGGCTGGGAGCAGAACTCCATGATCACCGTAGATCCGGACAATAAGGAGGTTACTCGAAACCCGGAGTATTATGTGATGAAACACTTCGCACATCATGTGGTCCCTGGTGCTAGAAGAGTCGGCCTGTCTGGGGCCTGGAGCGGTAAATCCGTCGCTTTCCGCAACCCGGATAACAGTCTCGTCATTGTGATCAATAATCCATTCCAGGACCGTCGCAACTTACATCTGGCATATGAAGGGCAGACCCTCCGGCTCGAGCTGGAGGCAGATTCCTTCAACAGCATGGTTATTCAACCGAAATAA
- a CDS encoding macrolide 2'-phosphotransferase: MIKSNEQVDFTQDIWLLAEQNGLQIRKESMEINESGMDFRVAFATDISGQKWVLRQPRREDVWGRAENERRVLDVVRGSVPAQVPDWRICTPELIAYPLLDGDPIAVVDPAGAGYAWRFPQETLSDEFLDSLAATLAALHNIDPEEAAKGGVRIKTPMEARKEFAANIEEIKKNFMVPDQLAERWTVWLSVGSFWPKHSTFNHGDLHPPHIIVDDTQRVTGLIDWTEAEIADPGKDFVILYGLFQDDGLRDLLKRYEKAGGRTWPQMFEHIREQWAAYPALVAKFALTTGEESTMEMARGMLANWDVRRD, translated from the coding sequence ATGATAAAGTCAAATGAACAAGTGGATTTCACACAGGATATATGGTTGCTGGCTGAACAAAATGGGCTTCAAATCCGCAAGGAATCAATGGAAATCAATGAGTCCGGGATGGACTTCCGGGTAGCCTTCGCCACTGATATAAGTGGACAAAAGTGGGTTCTGCGTCAGCCGCGGCGTGAAGACGTATGGGGGCGTGCCGAGAATGAGCGTAGAGTACTGGACGTTGTCCGGGGGAGTGTTCCGGCACAGGTACCGGACTGGCGAATCTGCACGCCCGAACTTATCGCTTATCCACTATTGGATGGCGACCCGATTGCAGTGGTAGATCCTGCTGGCGCAGGATATGCGTGGCGTTTCCCGCAGGAGACCTTGTCTGACGAGTTCCTGGATTCACTGGCTGCTACACTTGCCGCATTGCACAACATTGATCCTGAGGAGGCGGCCAAGGGCGGAGTTCGGATCAAGACGCCTATGGAAGCTCGCAAAGAGTTTGCGGCAAATATAGAGGAGATTAAAAAGAATTTTATGGTACCGGACCAACTGGCGGAACGCTGGACGGTGTGGCTGTCTGTGGGTAGCTTTTGGCCGAAGCACTCAACGTTTAATCACGGGGATCTGCACCCACCGCATATCATTGTCGATGATACACAGCGGGTAACCGGACTCATCGACTGGACGGAAGCGGAGATTGCTGATCCGGGTAAGGATTTTGTAATCCTTTATGGACTTTTCCAAGATGATGGACTACGCGATCTGCTGAAGCGATACGAGAAGGCAGGAGGAAGGACATGGCCTCAGATGTTTGAACATATTCGGGAACAATGGGCTGCTTACCCGGCACTGGTTGCCAAATTTGCTCTAACCACAGGGGAAGAGTCGACGATGGAAATGGCGAGAGGCATGCTGGCAAACTGGGATGTAAGGCGGGATTAG
- a CDS encoding endo-1,4-beta-xylanase: MIKSKWFKTVGSLALVGVLAASVAVGSVSAGLAKGSKFLGNIIASQVPSNFSPYWNQVTPENSTKWDAVEGTRNVMNWGQADMAYNYANNNGFPFKFHTLVWGNQQPNWINSLSAADQKAEVTQWIQAAGQRYSKAAYVDVVNEPLHAKPSYRNAIGGDGATGWDWVIWSFQQARQAFPNAKLLINEYGIIGDPAKADQYIQIINLLKNRGLVDGIGIQAHYFNMDNVSVSTMNTVLNKLAATGLPVYVSELDMTGDDNTQLQRYQQKFPVLWKHAAVKGVTLWGYNQNQTWVNGSHLVNSNGTERPALQWLRNYLANNP; this comes from the coding sequence TTGATTAAGTCCAAGTGGTTTAAGACAGTCGGCTCACTGGCATTGGTAGGGGTTCTCGCGGCTTCAGTTGCGGTGGGCAGTGTGAGTGCTGGTTTGGCGAAAGGTAGCAAATTTTTGGGCAATATTATAGCTAGCCAGGTTCCTTCTAATTTTAGTCCTTACTGGAACCAGGTTACTCCAGAGAATTCCACCAAGTGGGATGCTGTGGAAGGTACACGTAACGTGATGAACTGGGGTCAGGCAGATATGGCATACAATTATGCTAACAACAATGGATTCCCGTTCAAGTTCCATACGCTCGTATGGGGAAATCAGCAGCCAAATTGGATTAACAGTCTCTCTGCCGCAGATCAGAAGGCTGAAGTGACACAATGGATTCAGGCCGCAGGACAACGGTATTCCAAGGCAGCATATGTGGATGTCGTTAATGAGCCGCTTCATGCCAAGCCTTCTTATCGCAACGCGATCGGTGGAGATGGAGCCACTGGCTGGGATTGGGTCATTTGGTCATTCCAGCAGGCGAGACAAGCTTTTCCGAACGCGAAATTGCTGATCAATGAATATGGTATTATCGGTGATCCGGCTAAAGCGGACCAATATATCCAGATTATTAACCTTCTGAAAAACAGAGGCCTAGTGGATGGTATTGGTATCCAAGCGCATTACTTCAATATGGACAACGTCTCTGTCAGCACGATGAACACAGTACTGAATAAGCTGGCTGCGACAGGTCTGCCGGTCTATGTATCCGAACTGGATATGACGGGCGACGATAATACACAGTTGCAGCGCTATCAGCAGAAATTCCCTGTACTGTGGAAGCATGCTGCTGTTAAAGGTGTAACACTGTGGGGCTACAACCAGAACCAAACATGGGTGAACGGTTCACATCTGGTCAATAGCAACGGTACAGAACGTCCAGCGCTGCAATGGTTGAGAAATTATCTGGCGAACAACCCTTAA
- a CDS encoding transcriptional regulator — translation MEPTTTIRDHLESYLKREQMSISHFSETSGINSGTLSNILNKNRPIAMQQLDRITSAMRLEEGSFYELYIDECFVHATPDWRRLGPFLHRCAELDKLDCIEEVIRLMMDNLSYIPLLFDVAEEFYQAGKFKPAILLYENIAESEKMQHSERLALCQYRLFRLGLTNDQQRNLIIAARFEYYVDRLDERYQLDALNELINAFASLHRWSKVQELSEKLKIKATIHYEMNGRRKQEETKRPIVFYIMYAYLASGSAHFHLNNYEMALKYVALYTDYSWVKNPEPEEKVVIHQFQEWAEGNRYIYQLMAGQFEVLPAYLAYISTKENEIFPALCDIVTAANRYDMNIDHVLEQYESYFTYQEQSNRIGKVSKQITDDRYVRLLAGLGTYYLKKDRFAEGLDFVLHSLRFSIEISDGRGMLRGVGLFEQYRDYASDTAIKQYKILIGEVQKLNEEKAGFADSYM, via the coding sequence TTGGAGCCGACAACCACGATACGCGATCATTTAGAAAGTTATTTGAAGCGTGAACAGATGTCCATTAGTCATTTTTCGGAAACGTCAGGGATTAATTCGGGTACGCTGAGCAATATTTTGAATAAAAATCGGCCTATTGCCATGCAGCAGTTGGATCGCATTACTTCCGCCATGAGACTGGAAGAAGGTTCCTTCTATGAGTTATACATAGATGAGTGTTTTGTGCATGCAACCCCGGATTGGCGAAGATTAGGACCTTTCCTTCATCGCTGTGCCGAGTTGGACAAGCTGGACTGTATTGAAGAGGTTATTCGTCTGATGATGGATAATCTATCCTATATTCCTTTGTTATTTGATGTGGCTGAAGAATTCTATCAAGCGGGTAAATTCAAACCGGCCATCCTTCTATATGAGAACATTGCTGAAAGCGAGAAAATGCAGCATTCCGAGCGGCTTGCACTCTGTCAGTATCGACTGTTCAGGTTGGGGCTTACCAATGATCAGCAGCGGAATCTGATTATTGCAGCTCGGTTTGAATACTATGTGGATCGGTTGGATGAACGTTATCAGTTGGATGCGCTTAACGAACTGATTAATGCTTTTGCATCACTCCACAGATGGAGCAAAGTTCAAGAGCTATCAGAAAAACTGAAGATAAAAGCAACCATTCATTATGAGATGAATGGTCGAAGAAAACAAGAAGAAACTAAACGACCTATCGTTTTTTATATTATGTATGCTTATTTAGCATCTGGAAGTGCCCATTTTCATCTGAACAACTATGAAATGGCACTGAAGTATGTTGCATTGTACACTGATTACAGTTGGGTGAAAAATCCTGAACCTGAGGAAAAAGTGGTCATTCATCAATTTCAGGAATGGGCTGAGGGTAATCGTTATATATATCAATTAATGGCTGGACAGTTTGAGGTATTACCTGCTTATCTGGCATATATCTCGACGAAGGAAAATGAGATATTTCCAGCGCTTTGTGATATTGTAACGGCAGCTAACCGCTATGATATGAATATAGACCATGTACTTGAGCAGTATGAATCGTACTTCACTTATCAGGAACAGAGCAATCGGATTGGGAAAGTGAGCAAACAAATTACCGATGATCGATACGTTCGTCTTTTAGCTGGATTAGGAACATATTATCTTAAAAAAGACAGGTTTGCAGAGGGATTAGATTTCGTTCTCCATAGCTTGAGATTTTCTATTGAAATTAGCGATGGACGAGGTATGCTTAGAGGTGTCGGATTGTTTGAACAATATAGGGACTACGCATCTGACACAGCTATAAAGCAATACAAAATCTTGATTGGTGAGGTGCAGAAACTCAATGAAGAGAAAGCTGGCTTTGCTGATAGTTACATGTAG
- a CDS encoding aldo/keto reductase family oxidoreductase, protein MRTIKLGSSTLEVPVVAVGCMRINSLDGKEAEHFVRSAMEVGANFFDHADIYGTGTCEEIFAEAVQMNPQVRENMILQSKCGIRKGMFDFSKEHILNSVDGILQRLKTEYLDVLLLHRPDALVEPEEVAEAFDQLEREGKVRHFGVSNQNPNQIELLKKYVKQPLVANQLQMSITNTTMIDSGINVNMENDAAVNRDGSILDYCRLHDITIQPWSPFQYGFFEGVFLGSDKFPELNAKIDEIAAKYDVSNTTIAIAWLLRHPAQMQPVTGTMNIERLQDCVKAGDVHLTRPEWYEIYRAAGNILP, encoded by the coding sequence TTGAGAACCATTAAATTGGGCAGCAGCACACTTGAAGTACCTGTAGTCGCTGTGGGTTGCATGCGGATTAATTCACTAGACGGTAAAGAAGCTGAACATTTTGTTCGTTCTGCAATGGAAGTTGGGGCGAATTTCTTTGACCATGCTGACATATATGGTACAGGAACATGTGAGGAGATCTTCGCTGAAGCGGTACAGATGAATCCCCAAGTTCGTGAAAATATGATTCTTCAATCCAAATGCGGTATTCGCAAAGGGATGTTTGATTTCTCCAAAGAGCATATCCTGAATTCGGTGGATGGTATTCTGCAGCGTCTGAAAACGGAATATCTTGACGTTCTGTTGCTGCACCGTCCGGATGCTTTGGTTGAGCCAGAAGAAGTGGCTGAAGCCTTTGATCAACTGGAGCGCGAAGGTAAAGTGCGTCACTTCGGGGTATCCAACCAGAATCCGAACCAGATCGAATTGTTGAAAAAATACGTTAAACAGCCACTGGTTGCCAACCAGTTGCAGATGAGTATTACCAACACTACGATGATTGACAGTGGAATCAACGTGAATATGGAGAATGATGCTGCGGTTAACCGTGATGGCAGCATTCTTGATTATTGTCGTCTGCATGATATCACCATTCAGCCGTGGTCCCCGTTCCAGTACGGATTCTTCGAAGGCGTATTCCTGGGTAGCGACAAGTTCCCAGAATTGAACGCTAAGATCGACGAGATTGCTGCGAAGTATGACGTGAGCAATACAACGATTGCAATCGCTTGGTTGCTTCGTCACCCTGCGCAGATGCAGCCTGTGACAGGCACGATGAATATTGAACGTCTGCAAGACTGTGTAAAAGCAGGAGATGTTCATCTCACTCGTCCAGAGTGGTATGAAATTTATCGTGCGGCAGGCAATATACTGCCTTAA
- a CDS encoding leucine-rich repeat domain-containing protein, with translation MRRMTLLFLVFILSLGTSGQAMAYTTTDLGEGIIEDPLLEDGLKLILNKPLDAPLTSSDLEQLEVVDLSNAGIQSLAGLEYATNLTHLRLYGNEIEDLTPLKHLTQLREIDVRNNYITSIQALAELKDLGRLYISNNSISSIEVVRGFNRLHTFHASGNQIASLAALSDADALKWLEISNNTISDLTPLMGKTRLQQLNVANNQIQKLEALAELPNTLRNLNVAGNHITDLTPLEHMTRLRTLDISGNQLQHLKGIERLTGLKELNAESNQIYNLEPLRQLSSLDVLKLSNNRVWDLTPIAGFTFTRDQSATNAIQDISASTSLSSSIQTSVSEVEPAGLTVQNNYLDVTSGSQTMQLLNRMNVREQKRTPQGSFQRLIEGSTTAYVGDRSYALDAAPFIDEGRTYVPLRFVSEQLNASVNWNSGTREAVITQNDKTIRWTVGNKQVVVNDALAIHDAPLLMKNGKAFVPVRFISEQFNTSVGYIGSSKTILIFENKELGESVQP, from the coding sequence ATGAGAAGAATGACTCTACTATTTCTAGTATTCATCCTGAGTCTCGGGACATCGGGGCAAGCTATGGCTTACACGACTACAGACTTGGGCGAGGGCATTATTGAAGATCCTCTGCTTGAAGACGGACTGAAGCTAATTCTGAACAAACCTCTGGATGCTCCACTGACTTCATCTGATCTGGAGCAGCTTGAGGTGGTGGACCTGAGCAATGCAGGTATTCAAAGCCTTGCCGGTCTGGAATATGCCACCAATCTGACTCACCTCCGATTATATGGGAATGAGATTGAGGATCTCACACCGCTGAAGCACCTAACCCAGCTTCGCGAGATCGATGTTCGCAACAATTACATTACATCCATACAAGCACTTGCTGAATTGAAAGACTTGGGGCGGCTGTATATCAGCAACAATTCCATTTCATCCATAGAGGTTGTACGTGGGTTCAACCGATTACATACGTTCCACGCCAGCGGTAACCAGATTGCCAGTCTTGCAGCCCTCTCGGATGCGGATGCACTGAAGTGGCTTGAGATTTCAAACAATACCATTAGTGATCTGACACCGCTCATGGGTAAGACCCGGCTCCAACAACTCAATGTAGCAAACAACCAGATTCAGAAGCTGGAAGCACTGGCTGAACTGCCAAATACGCTGCGGAATCTGAATGTAGCAGGCAATCACATCACGGACCTGACACCACTAGAGCACATGACACGGCTTCGGACACTTGATATCTCTGGTAACCAATTACAACACCTCAAGGGAATTGAGAGACTGACTGGTCTGAAGGAGCTGAATGCAGAATCCAATCAGATCTATAATCTGGAACCTCTTCGGCAACTATCCAGCTTGGACGTATTAAAATTATCCAACAACCGGGTGTGGGACCTGACACCGATTGCTGGTTTTACGTTTACCCGTGATCAGTCAGCGACAAATGCTATACAGGATATCTCGGCGTCCACTTCGTTATCCTCCAGTATTCAGACATCTGTCTCCGAGGTTGAACCTGCGGGACTTACCGTGCAGAATAACTATCTGGATGTCACAAGTGGCAGTCAGACGATGCAGCTTCTGAACCGTATGAATGTGCGGGAGCAGAAACGGACGCCGCAGGGCAGCTTCCAGCGTCTGATTGAAGGGTCTACCACTGCTTATGTAGGAGATCGCTCTTATGCACTGGATGCTGCGCCTTTTATCGATGAAGGGCGGACCTATGTGCCTCTGCGTTTTGTCTCGGAGCAGTTAAACGCCAGTGTGAACTGGAACAGCGGTACGCGCGAAGCGGTGATCACACAGAATGACAAGACGATTCGCTGGACTGTAGGCAACAAACAAGTTGTCGTGAACGACGCGCTTGCAATCCATGATGCTCCTCTATTGATGAAAAATGGCAAAGCATTTGTTCCGGTTCGCTTTATTTCGGAGCAATTCAATACCTCTGTTGGTTACATCGGAAGCAGCAAAACGATTCTGATTTTTGAAAATAAAGAGCTTGGTGAGAGTGTACAGCCTTAA
- a CDS encoding 5'-nucleotidase C-terminal domain-containing protein yields the protein MRKISTKRFAGWPLSFLLCASILFAPFASTPAQAAEADKETKITLLGTSDIHGRFMPWDYALDGPNPTGSMTQLYTIVKKVRAENPNTILLDAGDMIQDNSAELFNDQPQSPMMVAMNEMKYDAWVMGNHEFNFGLDVLEKISSQFNGQPLVGNIFKENGDRYMPAYTIIEKDGIKVGVIGMNTPMITEFEKGTDHLDGIIVKDPVEETKKAITELKGKVDVMVGLMHMGLDNENGNPGTGVTDIANANPELAAIFAGHMHTLIESQTVNGVLISEPNKYGSHISRIDLTFEKDGDKVVLKSKEAQALAVKAADGTYEVSDPALEETLHPFHEFARADANIEVAELKGTNLVPADEIKGIPAVQIQETPLSDFFTEVMLHYSDADVVAHQIDNDKAKLDVGPIKKKDIAFNYQYTFGEVTVYEVTGRDLMDYMEWSAGYFNSTRPGDVTVSFDPKRRASKYSTDDFFGGVTYEIDLTKPYGSRITNLKYSNGEAVKEDDTLKLGMNAYRMEALIAKGGAMEGRKFKQLWSSKDASAFGEIQGTIRNLSIAYLKDVMKGVYEPKIQHNWKITGVDLTAPERADVVELINDGIMSVPTTEDGKYTNIASINILDAVTQEEIDALSAKAGVNTSKFAGVKTKGAFYQQLNKARKTATGGDGGTTTPKPEKPTTPTVPKPTPTPGTSKPDKPSTPNTGKPGSVTKGKQAKVTAAYLNVRAGASSKAKVIAAVPKGTLLEVISTDKYGWVKVKLDGRVAFVYGKYVSILK from the coding sequence ATGCGCAAAATTTCAACAAAACGTTTCGCCGGATGGCCCTTATCATTCCTCTTATGTGCCTCCATTTTGTTCGCCCCTTTCGCTTCTACTCCAGCTCAGGCTGCTGAGGCAGACAAGGAAACCAAGATCACGTTGCTGGGTACATCGGATATTCATGGCCGATTTATGCCTTGGGACTATGCTCTGGACGGTCCAAACCCAACCGGCAGCATGACGCAGCTCTATACCATTGTAAAAAAAGTGCGTGCTGAGAATCCCAATACGATTCTGCTGGACGCAGGGGACATGATTCAGGATAACTCCGCTGAGTTATTCAATGATCAACCTCAATCTCCCATGATGGTTGCGATGAATGAAATGAAATATGACGCATGGGTTATGGGTAACCACGAGTTTAACTTTGGACTGGACGTACTGGAGAAGATCTCTTCCCAATTCAATGGACAGCCTCTCGTAGGTAACATTTTCAAAGAAAACGGCGACCGCTACATGCCTGCCTATACGATAATTGAGAAAGACGGAATCAAAGTAGGTGTCATTGGAATGAACACACCGATGATTACCGAATTTGAGAAAGGTACCGATCACCTGGACGGTATCATCGTCAAAGATCCTGTGGAAGAGACCAAGAAGGCCATTACCGAGCTGAAAGGCAAAGTGGATGTTATGGTTGGACTCATGCATATGGGATTGGATAACGAGAACGGAAATCCGGGAACCGGAGTCACAGATATCGCCAACGCCAACCCGGAGCTGGCTGCCATTTTTGCCGGACACATGCATACCTTGATTGAATCCCAAACGGTTAACGGTGTATTGATCTCCGAACCGAATAAATATGGCTCACATATTTCGCGAATCGACCTTACATTTGAAAAAGACGGCGACAAAGTTGTGCTGAAAAGCAAGGAAGCTCAAGCACTCGCCGTAAAAGCAGCCGACGGAACGTACGAAGTCTCCGATCCTGCGCTGGAAGAGACATTGCATCCATTCCACGAGTTCGCTCGTGCCGATGCTAACATTGAAGTGGCTGAACTGAAAGGAACGAACCTGGTGCCTGCCGATGAGATTAAGGGTATCCCTGCTGTGCAGATCCAGGAAACACCTTTGTCTGACTTTTTCACCGAAGTGATGTTGCATTACAGTGACGCCGATGTGGTCGCGCACCAGATTGATAACGACAAAGCCAAGCTGGATGTAGGCCCGATCAAGAAAAAGGATATTGCGTTCAACTACCAATATACCTTTGGTGAAGTAACTGTGTATGAAGTAACCGGACGCGATCTGATGGATTATATGGAGTGGTCTGCGGGATACTTCAACTCCACACGCCCAGGCGATGTGACCGTCAGCTTTGATCCGAAACGGCGTGCTTCCAAATACAGCACCGATGATTTCTTCGGCGGCGTAACGTATGAGATTGACCTGACCAAGCCATACGGCAGTCGGATTACGAATCTCAAGTACAGCAACGGTGAGGCCGTAAAAGAAGACGATACATTGAAGCTCGGTATGAATGCCTATCGGATGGAAGCGCTGATTGCCAAAGGCGGTGCCATGGAAGGGCGTAAGTTCAAGCAACTCTGGTCCTCGAAGGATGCCTCGGCGTTCGGTGAGATCCAAGGTACGATTCGCAACCTGTCCATCGCCTATCTGAAAGATGTTATGAAAGGTGTCTACGAACCGAAGATTCAGCACAACTGGAAAATCACCGGCGTAGACCTGACTGCACCAGAACGCGCAGATGTAGTGGAGTTGATTAACGATGGCATCATGTCTGTGCCAACAACGGAAGATGGCAAGTACACCAACATTGCCTCCATTAACATTTTGGATGCGGTGACGCAAGAAGAGATTGATGCACTTTCTGCCAAAGCAGGCGTGAATACATCAAAATTCGCAGGTGTGAAAACCAAGGGAGCATTCTATCAACAGTTGAACAAGGCTCGCAAAACGGCAACAGGTGGTGATGGTGGTACGACAACACCTAAACCTGAGAAACCGACAACACCAACTGTACCTAAACCAACACCGACTCCGGGCACGTCGAAACCTGACAAACCCTCAACTCCAAACACTGGTAAACCGGGTAGCGTCACCAAAGGTAAACAAGCCAAGGTTACAGCGGCTTACCTGAACGTACGCGCTGGCGCTTCATCCAAAGCCAAGGTCATTGCTGCGGTACCGAAAGGCACCCTGCTTGAGGTGATTAGCACAGACAAGTATGGCTGGGTAAAAGTGAAGCTTGATGGACGTGTAGCATTTGTATACGGAAAATATGTGAGCATTTTGAAATAG